In Candidatus Methylomirabilis limnetica, the genomic stretch TAAGGATGGATATTCGACATCAGGGAGCGATCCGACGAGACTCTTCTAGGGTCGAAGAGGAGACTGCGGCATGGAAGACAGGCTGTTGTATGCGAAGTTGCTTGGCATCGAGTTCCCGTGGCTGATCAGCAGAGTTCAAGTGGATATGCCGGCGGAGCGCATCGACGTTTGGGTCGAGGAGGCGTCGGGAGCGCGCTTTGCGTGCGCGGTGTGCCAACAGGACGCGCCGGTGTACGACCACACGCCGGAGCAAGCATGGCGACATCTGGATACCTGCCAATGTCGAACCTACGTTCATGCAAGTCTGCCGCGAACCAATTGCCCCAAG encodes the following:
- a CDS encoding helix-turn-helix domain-containing protein — its product is MEDRLLYAKLLGIEFPWLISRVQVDMPAERIDVWVEEASGARFACAVCQQDAPVYDHTPEQAWRHLDTCQCRTYVHASLPRTNCPKDGVKQVRSPWAEPRSQFTRLFEMRMIDTLKECDVTGVTRLTGTSWDETWGVMMRAVDRGLARKDRRVPARIGIDEKS